The following proteins are encoded in a genomic region of Rattus rattus isolate New Zealand chromosome 2, Rrattus_CSIRO_v1, whole genome shotgun sequence:
- the Znf579 gene encoding zinc finger protein 579, with the protein MDPQPPPPAQGSPPHRDRGRGRGRGRGRGRGRGRGRGGAGAPRAPLPCPTCGRLFRFPYYLSRHRLSHSGLRPHACPLCPKAFRRPAHLSRHLRGHGPQPPLRCAACPRTFPEPAQLRRHLAQEHAGGEMDLTTQRAVKEEPEASWGPQDEGVEQPATVVVAGVAEEATAQWPAGDPASVAAPTSTDPRESEAEEAEAGAAELRAELALAAGRQEEKQVLLQADWTLLCLRCREAFATKGELKAHPCLRPEGEQEGEGGPPPRPKRHQCSICLKAFARPWSLSRHRLVHSTDRPFVCPDCGLAFRLASYLRQHRRVHGPLSLLAPLPGASKKDDKASGGRNSGKGPEGVEGAECGGASEGGEGGQNGGDATPARPPAGEPRFWCPECGKGFRRRAHLRQHGVTHSGARPFQCVRCQREFKRLADLARHAQVHAGGPAPHPCPRCPRRFSRAYSLLRHQRCHRAELERAELERAAALQALQTQAIQSPQPPQPFKQEAEGLPLPIAHIKEEPPSPGTPPQSPPAPPVFLSASCFDSQDHSAFEMEDEEVDSKAHLCGLGDLAS; encoded by the coding sequence ATGGATCCACAGCCCCCTCCACCTGCCCAGGGCAGCCCACCTCACCGTGACCGTGGCCGAGGCCGAGGCCGTGGCCGTGGCCGTGGCCGAGGCCGTGGTCGTGGAAGAGGGGGTGCAGGAGCCCCTAGGGCacctctgccctgccccacctGTGGTCGCCTCTTCCGCTTCCCTTACTACCTGTCTCGACACCGGCTGAGCCACTCGGGCCTCCGGCCCCATGCCTGCCCCCTATGTCCCAAAGCTTTCCGCAGGCCTGCCCACCTTTCCCGCCACCTTCGTGGCCACGGGCCTCAGCCTCCTCTGCGCTGCGCTGCCTGCCCACGCACCTTCCCGGAGCCGGCCCAGCTCAGGCGCCACCTGGCCCAGGAGCACGCAGGTGGTGAGATGGACCTGACAACGCAGAGGGCAGTGAAGGAGGAGCCCGAGGCCAGTTGGGGTCCGCAGGACGAGGGCGTGGAGCAGCCCGCCACGGTAGTGGTGGCCGGGGTTGCAGAGGAGGCGACCGCACAGTGGCCCGCGGGGGACCCGGCTTCCGTGGCTGCCCCCACGAGTACCGATCCTCGGGAATCGGAAGCTGAGGAGGCCGAGGCCGGGGCTGCGGAGCTAAGGGCAGAGTTGGCACTGGCTGCGGGGCGACAGGAGGAGAAACAGGTCCTCCTCCAGGCCGACTGGACGCTGCTGTGTCTCCGCTGTCGCGAAGCCTTCGCCACCAAGGGGGAGCTCAAAGCCCACCCGTGTCTGCGCCCTGAGGGCGAACAGGAAGGCGAAGGAGgacccccgccccgccccaagCGACACCAGTGTTCCATCTGTCTCAAGGCTTTCGCCAGGCCCTGGTCCCTGTCCCGTCACCGGCTAGTCCACTCCACCGATCGGCCTTTTGTGTGTCCAGACTGCGGCCTGGCCTTCCGCCTGGCCTCCTACCTCCGCCAGCACCGCCGCGTCCATGGCCCTCTCAGCCTGCTGGCCCCACTACCCGGGGCCAGCAAGAAGGACGACAAGGCCTCAGGTGGACGGAACTCAGGGAAAGGGCCAGAGGGGGTTGAAGGGGCAGAATGTGGAGGTGCATCAGAAGGGGGCGAAGGCGGGCAGAATGGGGGAGATGCCACCCCAGCCCGGCCTCCGGCGGGGGAGCCACGTTTCTGGTGTCCTGAGTGTGGCAAAGGTTTCCGACGCCGGGCACACCTACGCCAGCACGGGGTCACCCACTCTGGGGCACGCCCTTTTCAGTGCGTGCGTTGCCAGCGGGAGTTCAAGCGACTGGCAGACCTGGCCCGTCACGCTCAAGTCCATGCCGGGGGTCCCGCCCCGCATCCGTGCCCGCGATGCCCACGCCGTTTCTCCCGCGCCTACAGCCTCCTACGCCACCAACGCTGCCACCGCGCAGAGCTGGAacgggcagagctggagagggcTGCAGCGCTGCAGGCACTCCAGACCCAGGCCATACAGTCGCCTCAGCCTCCACAGCCGTTtaagcaggaggcagaagggcTCCCTCTGCCCATCGCCCACATCAAGGAAGAGCCTCCCTCACCTGGCACCCCACCTCAGTCCCCGCCGGCTCCTCCCGTCTTTCTCAGCGCCTCCTGTTTTGACAGCCAAGACCATTCAGCCTTCGAGATGGAGGATGAGGAGGTGGACAGCAAGGCCCACCTATGTGGATTGGGAGACCTGGCCTCCTGA
- the Fiz1 gene encoding flt3-interacting zinc finger protein 1, with protein sequence MDDPSLPVVPAAPGPAPSATAPRVPFHCSECGKSFRYRSDLRRHFARHTALKPHACPRCGKGFKHSFNLANHLRSHTGERPYRCSACPKGFRDSTGLLHHQVVHTGEKPYCCLVCELRFSSRSSLGRHLKRQHRGTLPSPLQPSPGLPPLSSPCSVCCNVGPCSVCGGGGSGGGEGLEGAGATSWGLAEAAAAAAASLPPFACGACARRFDHGRELAAHWAAHTDVKPFKCPRCERDFNAPALLERHKLTHDLQGSSAPPTQVWASGGAPEVAGEGDTVEVGATPPTWDAGLLLSPTGAGVPKLEALLPEDEGAGNAQAPAAAAEASSEDTLYQCDCGTFFASAPALASHLEAHSGPATYGCGHCGALYAALAALEEHRRTSHGKGSGEAAPDGEGEQVAGGPGPGSSSRGKKIFGCSECEKLFRSPRDLERHVLVHTGEKPFPCLECGKFFRHECYLKRHRLLHGTERPFPCHICGKGFITLSNLSRHLKLHRGMD encoded by the exons ATGGATGACCCCTCGCTTCCTGTGGTTCCTGCTGCTCCAGGGCCAGCGCCATCTGCCACTGCACCTCGGGTCCCCTTTCACTGCAGCGAATGTGGCAAGAGCTTCCGTTACCGATCGGACCTGAGGCGCCATTTTGCTCGACATACAGCGCTCAAGCCCCACGCATGTCCTCGATGCGGCAAGGGCTTCAAGCATAGCTTCAACTTGGCTAACCACCTGCGCTCACACACCGGTGAGCGACCCTACCGATGTTCCGCCTGCCCTAAGGGATTCCGAGACTCCACTGGCCTGTTGCACCACCAG GTTGTCCACACTGGTGAGAAGCCCTACTGCTGTTTGGTCTGCGAGCTCCGCTTCTCCTCTCGCTCCAGCCTGGGCCGCCATCTCAAGCGTCAGCACCGAGgcactcttccctctcccctgcagCCTAGCCCGGGCCTGCCTCCCTTGAGCTCCCCCTGCTCAGTATGTTGCAACGTTGGTCCCTGCTCAGTTTGTGGAGGTGGAGGGTCCGGTGGAGGAGAGGGCCTGGAGGGAGCTGGAGCGACCAGCTGGGGACTGGCAGAGGCTGCAGCAGCTGCAGCGGCTTCGCTGCCCCCATTTGCATGTGGTGCCTGTGCCAGGCGTTTTGACCATGGCCGGGAGCTGGCAGCCCACTGGGCTGCGCACACTGATGTGAAGCCATTCAAGTGCCCGCGTTGTGAGCGCGACTTCAATGCACCTGCGCTGCTGGAACGCCACAAGCTCACACACGACCTGCAGGGGAGCAGTGCACCTCCAACACAGGTTTGGGCCTCGGGTGGGGCTCCAGAGGTGGCAGGAGAGGGTGACACAGTGGAGGTGGGGGCCACCCCACCAACTTGGGACGCCGGGCTGCTCCTGAGCCCTACTGGTGCAGGCGTTCCCAAACTGGAGGCACTGCTCCCCGAGGATGAGGGCGCTGGGAATGCCCAGGCTCCGGCTGCGGCAGCCGAAGCATCCTCAGAAGACACACTGTACCAGTGCGACTGCGGGACCTTCTTCGCGTCTGCCCCAGCTTTAGCCAGCCATCTAGAGGCGCACTCTGGCCCAGCCACGTACGGCTGTGGCCATTGCGGGGCGCTGTACGCAGCACTGGCCGCCCTGGAGGAGCATCGGCGTACAAGCCATGGTAAGGGCAGCGGGGAGGCAGCCCCTGACGGTGAGGGTGAGCAGGTGGCTGGAGGGCCCGGACCCGGTTCCTCCAGCCGTGGTAAGAAAATCTTTGGCTGTTCTGAGTGCGAGAAGTTGTTCCGCTCTCCTCGAGACCTGGAAAGGCATGTGCTGGTCCATACCGGGGAAAAGCCATTCCCGTGCCTGGAGTGTGGCAAGTTCTTCCGCCACGAGTGCTACCTCAAGCGTCACCGGCTGCTGCATGGCACAGAGCGGCCCTTCCCCTGCCACATCTGTGGCAAGGGCTTCATCACGCTTAGCAACCTCTCCAGGCACCTGAAGCTACACAGGGGCATGGACTGA